One Hordeum vulgare subsp. vulgare chromosome 4H, MorexV3_pseudomolecules_assembly, whole genome shotgun sequence DNA window includes the following coding sequences:
- the LOC123450030 gene encoding transmembrane and coiled-coil domain-containing protein 4-like: MAAALLTPTQRYAAGALLALALRQAQIHQSVLLGSSPAADDEEERASSASGGSGSGSGSSSSTGGSGEDAAAAAKALWTHDSRGLLRPVFRFLEIDPAAWPGLEETAASPEAKHHIGAFLRMIFEEDAESSSDSQDQEHALAKGVDVMVMSLSSDTAMDESSTKEVDQGTSTSSGVAQSSAKGFADDLLGIDKLSLDDVPATDHRKMTLLFTLLSACVADKPVSQEEDDRKSSHFRKGYDARHRVALRLLATWLDVKWIKMEAIEVMVACSAMAAAKEQEQSGENASPKSKWAKWKRGGIIGAAALTGGALLAITGGLAAPAIAAGFGALAPTLGTLMPVIGASGFAAMATAAGSVAGSVAVAASFGAAGAGLTGTKMARRIGSVKEFEFKPIGENHNQGRLAVGILVSGFAFDEEDYIRPWEGWKDNLERYILQWESKHIIAVSTAIQDWLTSRLALELMKQGAMRTVLSGFLAAFAWPATLLAATDFIDSKWSVAIDRSDKAGKMLAEVLMKGSQGNRPVTLIGFSLGARVIFKCLQELALSSDNEGLVERVVLLGAPVSVKGERWEPARKMVAGRFVNVYSKDDWILGVTFRASLLTQGLAGIQAVDVPGVENVDVTELVDGHSSYLSAAQLILEHLELNTYYPVFAPFTAVSK; encoded by the exons atggcggcggcgctgCTGACGCCGACGCAGCGCTACGCGGCGGGGGCCCTGCTGGCGCTCGCGCTCCGCCAGGCGCAGATCCACCAGTCCGTCCTCCTCGGCTCctcccccgccgccgacgacgaggaggagcgcGCCAGCAGcgccagcggcggcagcggcagcggcagcggtagCAGCAGCTCCACCGGAGGCAGCGGGGAAGACGCCGCAGCCGCCGCCAAGGCGCTCTGGACGCACGACTCCCGCGGCCTCCTCCGCCCCGTCTTCAG GTTCCTGGAGATCGACCCCGCCGCGTGGCCGGGGCTGGAGGAGACGGCGGCCTCGCCGGAGGCCAAGCACCACATCGGCGCG TTTCTGAGGATGATCTTCGAAGAAGATGCCGAGAGCTCTTCGGATAGCCAGGACCAGGAACACGCGTTGGCTAAAGGAGTTGATGTCATGGTGATGAGCCTGAGCAGTGACACTGCCATGGATGAATCGTCAACCAAAGAGGTTGATCAAGGGACTTCTACTAGTTCTGGTGTGGCTCAATCCTCGGCGAAAGGCTTTGCTGATGACTTGCTGGGAATCGATAAGTTGTCCCTGGATGACGTTCCTGCTACCGATCACCGGAAGATGACGCTGTTGTTTACGCTCCTCTCTGCCTGCGTGGCTGATAAACCCGTATCgcaagaggaagacgacaggaagtcCTCTCACTTCAGGAAGGGCTACGACGCTCGGCATCGGGTCGCTCTTCGATTGCTAGCAACATGGCTTGATGTCAAGTGGATCAAAATG GAAGCCATCGAAGTTATGGTAGCATGCTCTGCTATGGCAGCAGCAAAAGAACAAGAACAGTCAGGAGAAAACGCGTCGCCCAAAAGCAAATGGGCGAAATGGAAGCGCGGAGGAATCATTGGTGCAGCTGCATTGACTGGAGGAGCATTACTGGCTATTACTGGGG GTTTAGCTGCTCCAGCAATTGCTGCCGGGTTTGGTGCTCTTGCTCCAACGCTAGGCACACTTATGCCTGTTATAGGAGCTAGTGGATTTGCTGCTATGGCTACTGCTGCGGGGTCTGTTGCTGGCTCTGTGGCTGTGGCTGCATCATTTGGGG CTGCTGGAGCTGGCTTGACGGGGACCAAAATGGCCAGAAGGATTGGTAGTGTGAAAGAATTTGAGTTCAAACCGATTGGTGAGAACCATAACCAGGGT CGTCTTGCGGTTGGCATCTTGGTTTCTGGATTTGCTTTTGATGAGGAGGATTACATTAGACCTTGGGAAGGATGGAAGGATAACCTAGAAAG GTATATTCTTCAGTGGGAGTCTAAGCATATAATTGCAGTGAGTACAGCAATACAAGATTGGCTGACATCAA GACTTGCTTTGGAATTGATGAAGCAAGGTGCGATGAGAACAGTCTTAAGCGGCTTTCTTGCAGCATTTGCATGGCCTGCTACTCTGCTTGCAGCTACAGATTTTATCGATAGTAAATGGTCCGTTGCTATTGATAG ATCAGACAAGGCAGGGAAAATGCTTGCTGAAGTACTCATGAAGGGCTCGCAAGGGAACAG GCCTGTTACCCTCATTGGGTTTTCGCTAGGGGCACGTGTCATATTCAAGTGCTTACAGGAGCTTGCTTTATCAAGCGATAATG AGGGACTCGTCGAGAGGGTTGTGCTCCTAGGCGCGCCGGTTTCGGTCAAAGGCGAGCGGTGGGAGCCTGCTAGGAAG ATGGTTGCTGGAAGGTTTGTGAACGTGTACTCCAAAGATGACTGGATTCTCGGCGTCACCTTCCGCGCAAG TCTACTCACACAAGGATTGGCTGGGATACAGGCCGTCGATGTCCCCGGCGTCGAAAAT GTCGATGTCACCGAGCTCGTCGATGGCCATTCTTCCTACCTGTCAGCTGCGCAGCTGATCCTGGAGCACCTGGAACTAAACACCTACTATCCTGTCTTTGCCCCCTTCACAGCAGTTAGCAAGTAA